The sequence CAGTAAGGGTTGATAAATTGGTTTCCTTGATTCAACCTCAGCtctcagcttaccaaaaaaaaaaaaaaacctcagctCTCAATCATTGTATCCACATTAGATAGATCATCATTAGATCTCACTCGTTTTCTCTCGAGACAGAGAAGCTGAGACACACATACACACAGTCATCTTGataggagaaagagagagaaagagaaatgtCAAGGAGATCAGGGGCTTGCTTGAGGTGTTGTTTGGTCATATTTGCAGTTATTTCTGCTTTAGGTGTGTGTGGTCCTGCTTTGTATTGGAGATTCAGGAAGAGTTTTGGATTCCCTGATTCCAAAGCGTCTTCTTGCCCTCCTTGCATCTGTGATTGCCCTCCTCCTATGACTCTACTCAAGATTGCTCCTGGTATCCATCAAACACTTGTCTCTTCCTGCTTTTGTTGTTTCGTGCTGTCTTATTGGCATTCTATTGTGTTTTTGCATCTGGGTTGTCGTGAAGTTTTAGTTTTGATCGAGTTTTTGTGAATTTGAGTGGAATTAAGGGTGCCCATTTCATCAATTTGTGGTCTTGATCTATCCCTGTTCCTAATTTTGGATCTTGAATTCTCTTGATTGCTTTATTGGTGGACTGCTTTTGTGTTTGGTCGAGAGAAATTTAGGGGGTGCCACGTTCATCAATTTCTCAGTTTTTATCTGTGATGGTTTCCGATTTTGGATTTCTATTTCTACTTCCATTTTGGTACAACCTTTATCCGAGAAGAGAAAATGATGTTAAAGTTGTTAGTGTTGCATATTGAATGAAGAAAGCTTGGATGAGCTCACTTTATGGTTGAGAGAAATTTCAAGGAATTGTCTTTGAGCTTGCTTTCCTTGCTCtgtatttgtataaaattattgtttttatttcactGCTGCTTCATTTTAAATGCACATCTTGCATGCTTCCCCCTTTTATTCCTATTGAatctgatttcttttttaactcaATCATCCATTTCACTTCTTTTTTGATGTCCTAATCCGTTTGCAACCGAATGCTTGAATAACCTTGTGGTAGGCATCAGCCCGTTCATGTTGACAGGATACTTGAATATGCAATTAAATCTGCTATGGAAATAATTCAATAGAATAGCTTTTTAGGTagcaaaatatttgaaaatatttttactagAACAATGCTACTAGCCACAGCATTCATTATAGTctctattagaaaaaatatttaagcttGTTTGCGAgtcaagttttaattttgaagaaatcaGACTCTTATGTACTAATTTCTTGTGgctcttgttttgttttcttctttcaggGTTGGCCAACCTTTCAGTCACAGGTTAGAGCTCATTCTACAAACCCAGTTTGTTGGATCATTTTTATCTGTTATTCTGAGAACATTGCAGATTTTGTTGTCCTTCAGTTTCTGAAATCCTGTAATGAAGTGAGACCAGTAACTTTATCAATCTTTTATAAAATCTTGAGCATAAATTCTTGTATTTGAACCTTGTTTGTAAGTTATTTCGGACATCCAACTACTAAGAACCTTGcattttgtttgataaaaatgtgAACATGCCCCAAGAATTGTGTTGTCTTTCCTCAGTCTGCAGAATGGGAATTTTAGTTCTTTTCCAGTTATTGGGTTTCTTCCATTTATGATTTCAGTTCATAAATGGTTTTTAATTGATCTTATTTGAATTATCATACTCCTTTACATTTAAAGCACGTAACTTTAATTAATAACTCTGATGCTGCTACTGGCTTCCAAGAGTTAGGGCCAATCCAACCACTGGCAATTTAATGAGTGAAAAAGGCACAATAGCTTGTTAGACAAATGTCCTCTACAGTTTGAGCTTTGATTCAGTTGCTCCTTTTTATCTTTGCTATTCCGTACTATTTCACTATCTGAAAGAAAATTAGGttgtgaaacaaaaatcaaaattcaaaagaacTGCTTTAACACTCTTGATGTTTGAACTTATTCCAGCCATTCATTCATGCTCTAAACATGTTGTTTTACTATGAGTAGACTCAAGCTTATGGCAACTTATCTTTCTCATTTATATGCTTCCTTTAATTATGATTTGAGGAATCGTGGTCTCACTGACGTGACATTATCTTGGTTTTTATCATAGATTGCGGGGGCAATGACCCAGATCTCAAATTGGAGATGGAGAAGCAATTTGTAGACCTTCTAACAGAGGAGTTGAAATTGCAAGAGGCTGTTGCTCAAGAGCATGCTCATCACATGAACATCACGCTTGCTGAAGCAAAAAGGGTGGCATCCCAATACCAGAGGGAGGCAGAAAAATGCAATGCTGCAACTGAAACATGTGAGGAGGCAAGAGAGCGGTCTGAAGCATTGCTGATCAGAGAGAGGAAGATTACTTCCTTATGGGAGCAACGGGCCCGTCAACTGGGTTACGAAGGAAAGTAATTGTTATATAATTGATATTAGATATTTCTTACACTTGAACTAGCAAATTGTTCTATCGTTAGCTTTTATACTAGCAGGCACTCGCAAATTGCTTGAGATCCTCCCTTACACTGTCACTCGCAAATTGCATCAGTTTTCTTGCAAAGGCAAGCAAAAAATGGTATGTATGTATCAATTTTCACCGGTAATTTGATC is a genomic window of Populus alba chromosome 18, ASM523922v2, whole genome shotgun sequence containing:
- the LOC118034332 gene encoding uncharacterized protein, which codes for MSRRSGACLRCCLVIFAVISALGVCGPALYWRFRKSFGFPDSKASSCPPCICDCPPPMTLLKIAPGLANLSVTDCGGNDPDLKLEMEKQFVDLLTEELKLQEAVAQEHAHHMNITLAEAKRVASQYQREAEKCNAATETCEEARERSEALLIRERKITSLWEQRARQLGYEGK